One window of Klebsiella quasivariicola genomic DNA carries:
- the cbiK gene encoding sirohydrochlorin cobaltochelatase has protein sequence MKKALLVVSFGTSYHDTREKNIAACERDLAASCPDRTLFRAFTSGMIIRKLQQRDGIHIDTPLQALQKLAEQGYQDVAIQSLHIINGDEYEKIVREVQSMRPRFQRLTLGVPLLSGHGDYVQLMQALRQQMPPLAATERVVFMGHGASHHAFAAYACLDHMMAVQGFPARVGAVESYPEVDIVINELSRQGVTGVHLMPLMLVAGDHAINDMASDEDDSWKTRFNAAGIPATPWLNGLGENPAVRAMFVAHLQQALNDAMEKAA, from the coding sequence ATGAAAAAAGCACTTCTGGTGGTGAGCTTCGGCACCAGCTATCACGACACCCGCGAGAAGAACATCGCCGCCTGCGAGCGCGATCTGGCCGCCAGCTGCCCGGACCGCACGCTGTTCCGCGCCTTCACCTCGGGGATGATTATTCGCAAACTGCAGCAGCGCGACGGTATCCATATCGATACTCCGCTGCAGGCGCTGCAAAAGCTGGCCGAGCAGGGATATCAGGATGTGGCGATCCAGTCCCTGCACATTATCAACGGCGACGAGTACGAGAAGATTGTTCGCGAAGTGCAGAGCATGCGCCCGCGCTTTCAGCGTCTGACGCTGGGTGTGCCGCTGCTGAGCGGGCATGGCGATTATGTGCAGCTGATGCAGGCCCTGCGCCAGCAGATGCCGCCGCTGGCGGCGACGGAGCGAGTGGTGTTTATGGGCCACGGCGCCAGCCACCACGCCTTCGCCGCCTACGCCTGTCTGGATCATATGATGGCAGTGCAGGGTTTTCCGGCGCGAGTGGGGGCGGTGGAAAGCTATCCCGAAGTGGACATCGTGATTAACGAACTCTCCCGCCAGGGCGTGACCGGCGTGCATCTGATGCCCCTGATGCTGGTGGCCGGCGATCATGCCATTAATGATATGGCCTCCGACGAAGACGATTCGTGGAAAACCCGCTTCAATGCCGCCGGCATCCCCGCTACCCCGTGGCTGAACGGGTTAGGGGAAAATCCGGCGGTGCGGGCGATGTTTGTCGCCCATCTGCAGCAGGCGCTGAACGACGCGATGGAGAAAGCAGCATGA
- the cbiG gene encoding cobalt-precorrin 5A hydrolase: MNTVKPESIALFCLTPGGVRLAKRLAAMLPLTCYTSEALLEEGFIPFNGGFANAAREAFSSFSALIFIGATGIAVRVLAPLVNDKLSDPAVVVIDERARHVISLLSGHAGGANALTRYLAGMLDADPVITTATDVNELAALDTLAFQLNARMSDFRAAVKTVNQMLVSGKRVGLWCDAEFTEALSRCDRRGFIPVSDLARLPTIDALICVTLRRSLPPLPVPHWKLVPQRVVAGIGCRRDTPCSLLCTLLERQLAAQRLDPLALKAIGSVSLKANEPGLRQLAHRCRVPFETFSAEALREHEHHFPASSFVRETVGVGSVSGPVAWLLSQGNLSGETLREQGVTITLGVTH, from the coding sequence ATGAATACCGTAAAGCCTGAATCCATTGCCCTGTTTTGCCTGACGCCCGGCGGCGTGCGGCTGGCAAAACGGCTGGCGGCCATGCTGCCGCTCACCTGTTACACCAGCGAGGCACTGCTGGAAGAGGGGTTTATCCCCTTCAACGGCGGCTTTGCCAACGCTGCCCGCGAGGCGTTCAGCAGCTTCTCGGCGCTGATTTTTATCGGCGCCACCGGGATCGCCGTGCGGGTGCTGGCGCCGCTGGTGAACGACAAGCTCAGCGACCCGGCGGTGGTGGTGATTGATGAGCGCGCCCGGCACGTCATCAGCCTGCTCTCCGGCCATGCCGGGGGCGCCAATGCGCTGACCCGCTATCTCGCCGGGATGCTCGATGCCGATCCGGTAATCACCACGGCGACTGACGTCAACGAGCTGGCCGCCCTTGACACGCTGGCCTTTCAGCTGAACGCCCGGATGAGCGATTTTCGCGCGGCGGTGAAAACCGTCAACCAGATGCTGGTGAGCGGTAAGCGGGTGGGACTGTGGTGCGACGCTGAATTCACCGAGGCGCTAAGTCGCTGCGACCGGCGCGGCTTTATCCCGGTGAGCGACCTGGCGCGCTTGCCGACGATTGACGCCCTGATCTGCGTCACCCTGCGCCGGTCGCTGCCGCCGCTGCCGGTGCCTCACTGGAAGCTGGTGCCCCAGCGGGTGGTGGCGGGGATCGGCTGTCGGCGCGACACCCCTTGTTCCCTGCTCTGTACGCTGCTGGAGCGCCAGCTTGCCGCTCAGCGTCTTGACCCGCTGGCGCTGAAAGCGATTGGCAGCGTGAGCCTGAAGGCAAACGAGCCGGGGTTGCGCCAGCTGGCTCACCGCTGCCGGGTGCCGTTCGAAACCTTCAGCGCCGAGGCGCTGCGCGAGCACGAGCACCACTTTCCGGCCTCGTCTTTTGTCCGGGAGACGGTCGGGGTCGGCAGCGTCTCCGGCCCGGTGGCCTGGCTGCTGAGTCAGGGAAACCTGTCCGGCGAAACCCTGCGCGAGCAGGGCGTGACTATTACTTTGGGAGTAACACACTGA
- the cbiM gene encoding cobalt ECF transporter S component CbiM, whose protein sequence is MNQVKSLKQLSYGGLAAAVLLIIVPQEAFAMHIMEGFLPPMWALAWWLLFLPCLWYGLVRLRRIVQEESNQKVLLALCGAFIFVLSALKIPSVTGSCSHPTGVGLAVILFGPGVVAVLGAIVLLFQALLLAHGGLTTLGANGMSMAVIGPMVGYLVWKLACRAGIRRDVGVFLCAMLADLMTYFVTSVQLGVAFPDPATGAGGSILKFMGIFCLTQIPIAIAEGLLTVMIYDQLTKRRLIVAEGH, encoded by the coding sequence ATGAATCAGGTGAAATCGCTGAAGCAGCTTTCGTATGGGGGGCTGGCGGCGGCTGTTCTGCTGATCATCGTCCCGCAGGAAGCGTTCGCCATGCATATCATGGAGGGCTTTTTGCCGCCGATGTGGGCGCTGGCGTGGTGGCTGCTGTTTTTACCCTGCCTGTGGTACGGCCTGGTGCGCCTGCGGCGTATCGTCCAGGAGGAGAGCAATCAGAAAGTGCTGCTGGCTCTGTGCGGGGCGTTTATTTTTGTCCTTTCGGCGCTGAAGATCCCGTCGGTGACCGGCAGCTGTTCGCACCCGACCGGCGTCGGTCTGGCGGTGATCCTCTTCGGGCCGGGCGTGGTGGCGGTACTGGGGGCGATCGTTCTGCTGTTTCAGGCGCTGCTGCTGGCGCATGGCGGCCTGACCACCCTTGGCGCTAACGGGATGTCGATGGCGGTGATCGGCCCGATGGTCGGCTATCTGGTGTGGAAACTGGCCTGCCGGGCGGGGATCCGTCGCGATGTCGGGGTCTTTCTCTGCGCGATGCTGGCGGATCTGATGACCTATTTTGTCACCTCCGTCCAGCTCGGGGTGGCCTTTCCCGATCCGGCCACCGGGGCAGGTGGATCGATCCTGAAGTTTATGGGGATCTTCTGCCTGACGCAGATCCCGATCGCCATCGCGGAAGGATTGCTAACTGTGATGATCTACGATCAACTGACCAAACGGCGGCTGATCGTCGCGGAGGGACATTAA
- a CDS encoding energy-coupling factor ABC transporter ATP-binding protein — MLATTDLWFRYQDEPVLKGLTLDFSRHAVTGLVGANGCGKSTLFMNLSGLLRPQQGAVLWQGEALNYSKRGLLALRQQVATVFQDPDQQIFYTDIDSDIAFSLRNLGMAEEEIVRRVDQALTLVDAQGFRQQPIQCLSHGQKKRVAIAGALVLQARYLLLDEPTAGLDPRGRAQMIAIIRRIVEQGRHVVISSHDIDLIYEVSDTVYVLRHGEVLAEGDPGEVFACAEIMDRAGLTQPWLVKLHSELGLPLCKTEAEFFQRMHNNAIGAIKEAS; from the coding sequence ATGCTTGCCACAACCGATCTCTGGTTTCGCTATCAGGATGAGCCGGTGCTTAAAGGGCTGACGCTGGATTTTTCCCGCCACGCGGTGACCGGCCTGGTGGGGGCCAACGGCTGCGGAAAGTCGACGCTGTTTATGAACCTGAGCGGCCTGCTGCGCCCGCAGCAGGGGGCGGTGCTGTGGCAGGGAGAGGCGCTGAATTACAGCAAGCGCGGTCTGCTGGCGCTGCGCCAGCAGGTGGCGACGGTGTTTCAGGATCCGGATCAGCAAATCTTCTATACCGATATCGACAGCGATATCGCTTTTAGTCTGCGTAACCTCGGGATGGCGGAAGAGGAGATCGTCCGCCGGGTGGATCAAGCATTGACCCTCGTTGATGCCCAGGGGTTTCGCCAGCAGCCGATCCAGTGCCTCAGCCATGGGCAGAAAAAACGGGTGGCGATCGCCGGGGCGCTGGTGCTGCAGGCCCGCTACCTGCTGCTTGACGAGCCCACCGCGGGCCTCGATCCTCGCGGACGGGCGCAGATGATCGCCATCATCCGGCGCATTGTCGAACAGGGCCGGCATGTGGTGATCTCCAGCCACGATATCGATCTGATCTATGAGGTGAGCGACACCGTTTACGTTCTGCGTCACGGCGAAGTGCTGGCCGAGGGGGATCCCGGCGAGGTCTTTGCCTGCGCGGAGATCATGGACCGGGCAGGATTGACCCAGCCGTGGCTGGTGAAACTTCATAGCGAACTGGGGCTGCCGCTGTGTAAAACCGAGGCGGAGTTTTTTCAGCGGATGCACAACAACGCAATAGGCGCGATAAAGGAGGCATCATGA
- a CDS encoding decarboxylating cobalt-precorrin-6B (C(15))-methyltransferase, with product MKDELFLRGAQVPMTKEAVRALALAKLELHRARHLIDIGAGTGSVSIEAALQNPALRVTAIERQADALRLLADNRQRFGCDNIAIVAGIAPLAVADKADAIFMGGSGGHLTALIDWSLAQLHPGGRLVMTFILQENLHSALGHLQQCGIHKVDCQQLAVSTLATLGSGHYFKPHNPVFVIACQKEENHG from the coding sequence ATGAAAGATGAGCTGTTTTTGCGCGGCGCCCAGGTGCCGATGACCAAAGAGGCCGTGCGCGCGCTGGCGCTGGCGAAACTGGAGCTGCACCGGGCGCGCCACCTGATTGATATTGGCGCGGGCACCGGCAGCGTCAGCATTGAGGCCGCCCTGCAGAATCCGGCGCTGCGGGTGACGGCGATTGAGCGTCAGGCCGACGCGTTGCGCCTGCTGGCGGATAACCGCCAGCGTTTTGGCTGCGACAACATCGCTATCGTGGCGGGCATCGCGCCGCTGGCGGTCGCCGACAAAGCCGACGCGATCTTCATGGGCGGCAGCGGCGGCCACCTGACGGCGCTGATCGACTGGTCGCTGGCGCAGCTACATCCCGGCGGCCGGCTGGTGATGACTTTTATTTTGCAGGAAAACCTTCATAGCGCCCTGGGGCATCTGCAGCAGTGCGGCATTCACAAGGTGGACTGCCAGCAGCTCGCGGTCTCCACCCTGGCTACCCTGGGCAGCGGCCACTATTTCAAACCCCATAATCCCGTTTTTGTTATCGCCTGTCAGAAGGAAGAAAACCATGGCTGA
- a CDS encoding cobyric acid synthase — MTLAVMLQGTASDVGKSVLVAGLCRIFHQDGLRTAPFKSQNMALNSGITPDGKEMGRAQIFQAEAAGIAPDVRMNPVLLKPTSDRQAQVVLMGQVATSMDAVSYHQYKPRLREQILAVYQSLAGEYEALVLEGAGSPAEINLRDRDIVNMGMAEMAQCPVILVADIDRGGVFAAIYGTLALLQPQERARVKGVIINKFRGDVALLRSGIEQIEALTGVPVLGVMPWLDVDLEDEDGVALQAGKYHRTDRRDIDIAVVHLPHIANFTDFNALAAQPDVRVRYVRDPQALADADLVILPGSKNTLGDLCWLRESGMAHAVEQARQRKVPLLGICGGYQMLGETIIDEVESGLGTQPGLGVLKTVTHFAQHKTTTQVQATLGANLPEWLADAAGLRVSGYEIHMGETRREAGCPPLLQLHKAGQSVDDGAISDDGLAFGTYLHGLFDSDAFTRALLNGLRQRKGLAPLDSALEYARYKTRQFDRLAEAMREHIAIDKIYAIMRQHQEPLC; from the coding sequence ATGACGCTGGCAGTGATGTTACAGGGCACGGCTTCCGATGTCGGAAAAAGCGTGCTGGTGGCGGGACTGTGCCGCATTTTTCATCAGGACGGGCTGCGTACCGCGCCGTTTAAATCCCAGAATATGGCGCTGAACTCCGGCATTACGCCGGATGGCAAAGAGATGGGCCGGGCGCAGATTTTTCAGGCCGAAGCGGCCGGGATCGCGCCGGATGTCCGCATGAACCCGGTTTTGCTCAAGCCCACCAGCGACCGTCAGGCGCAGGTGGTGCTGATGGGGCAGGTGGCGACCAGCATGGACGCGGTGAGCTATCACCAGTACAAGCCGCGCCTGCGCGAACAGATCCTCGCGGTTTACCAGAGCCTGGCCGGAGAGTATGAGGCGCTGGTGCTGGAAGGCGCCGGCAGTCCGGCGGAGATTAACCTGCGCGACCGCGATATCGTCAATATGGGCATGGCCGAGATGGCGCAATGTCCGGTGATCCTGGTGGCCGATATCGACCGCGGCGGGGTGTTTGCCGCGATTTACGGCACGCTGGCGCTGCTGCAGCCTCAGGAGCGGGCGCGGGTGAAAGGGGTGATCATCAATAAATTCCGCGGCGATGTGGCGCTCCTGCGCTCGGGAATCGAGCAAATCGAGGCGTTGACCGGGGTGCCGGTGCTGGGCGTTATGCCGTGGCTTGACGTGGATCTTGAGGATGAGGACGGCGTCGCGCTGCAGGCCGGGAAATACCATCGCACCGACCGGCGCGATATCGACATCGCCGTCGTTCACCTGCCGCATATCGCCAATTTTACCGATTTTAACGCCCTGGCGGCGCAGCCAGACGTCCGGGTGCGCTATGTCCGCGATCCGCAGGCGCTGGCCGACGCCGACCTGGTCATTCTCCCGGGCAGTAAAAATACCCTCGGCGATCTGTGCTGGCTGCGCGAGAGCGGTATGGCGCATGCAGTCGAGCAGGCCCGGCAGCGCAAGGTGCCGCTGCTGGGGATCTGCGGCGGCTATCAGATGCTGGGCGAAACCATTATCGATGAGGTGGAGTCTGGCCTTGGCACCCAGCCCGGACTGGGGGTGCTGAAGACTGTGACCCACTTCGCCCAGCACAAAACCACCACCCAGGTGCAGGCGACCCTGGGAGCTAACCTTCCGGAATGGTTAGCCGACGCGGCGGGTCTGCGCGTCAGTGGCTACGAAATTCATATGGGCGAGACGCGCCGTGAGGCAGGCTGCCCGCCGCTGCTGCAGCTGCATAAAGCGGGACAGTCAGTGGACGACGGGGCGATAAGCGACGACGGCCTGGCGTTCGGCACCTATCTCCACGGCCTGTTCGACAGCGATGCTTTTACCCGGGCGCTGCTCAACGGCCTGCGCCAGCGCAAAGGGCTGGCGCCGCTGGACAGCGCGCTGGAGTATGCCCGCTATAAAACCCGGCAGTTTGATCGGCTGGCGGAGGCCATGCGCGAACATATCGCCATCGATAAAATTTACGCCATCATGCGCCAACATCAGGAGCCCCTATGCTGA
- a CDS encoding cobalt-precorrin-6A reductase, producing MNHGDVLVIGGTSDARAICQQLDAAGVRYTLSVATTTGERLAGDIGGRIRCGRMEWQQMATWLRAQRTRWVIDASHPYAEVVSQNIVRACASVGVLLSRYQRPEQLSDLRHQLLHVVGDLNEACALARRLGERILLTTGSKDLAAWRAGLAEKTLLARVLPVPEVVQHCSDLGFGVGEIFALCGPFSAEFNAAFYRQCRADVVVTKASGAEGGYQEKVQPCLDAGIPCIVITRPAPLVKGDELLQSQADFTARLTRWLSAT from the coding sequence GTGAATCACGGCGACGTGCTGGTTATCGGGGGCACCAGCGATGCGCGGGCGATCTGCCAGCAGCTGGACGCCGCCGGCGTGCGCTACACCCTGTCGGTGGCGACCACCACCGGCGAGCGGCTGGCCGGCGATATCGGCGGGCGGATACGCTGCGGGCGTATGGAGTGGCAGCAGATGGCGACGTGGCTCAGGGCACAGCGCACCCGCTGGGTGATCGACGCCTCTCACCCCTACGCCGAGGTGGTCAGCCAGAATATTGTGCGCGCCTGCGCCAGCGTCGGGGTCCTGCTCAGCCGCTATCAAAGGCCGGAGCAGTTGAGCGATCTGCGCCATCAGTTACTTCACGTGGTCGGCGACCTGAACGAGGCCTGCGCGCTGGCCCGTCGCCTCGGGGAGCGGATCCTGCTGACCACCGGCAGTAAAGATCTGGCGGCCTGGCGGGCGGGACTGGCGGAGAAAACGCTGCTCGCCCGGGTGCTGCCGGTGCCGGAAGTGGTTCAGCACTGCAGCGATCTGGGGTTTGGCGTTGGGGAGATCTTTGCCCTCTGCGGGCCGTTCAGCGCCGAATTTAACGCCGCCTTTTATCGCCAGTGCCGGGCCGATGTCGTGGTGACGAAAGCCTCGGGCGCGGAAGGAGGCTATCAGGAAAAAGTACAACCCTGTCTCGATGCGGGGATCCCCTGCATCGTCATTACCCGCCCGGCGCCGCTGGTGAAGGGCGATGAATTACTGCAAAGCCAGGCCGATTTCACCGCGCGGCTGACGCGCTGGCTGTCGGCGACTTGA
- a CDS encoding cobalt-precorrin-7 (C(5))-methyltransferase, with amino-acid sequence MLTVVGMGPAGLQWLTPAAREAIAAAEALVGGSRHLQQFPAFAGERYALGADIPALLAWIEARAGRHVVVLASGDPLFYGIGTRLIAHFGRERVQVIPGISAVQYLCARAGIDMNDMWLTSSHGRAVSVDALAAHRKVAMVTDGRCGPREIAAQLTARGKGHRWMVIGENLAMENERIHWLPVSAVEDEYEMNAVVILDER; translated from the coding sequence ATGTTGACGGTCGTGGGGATGGGCCCGGCGGGGCTGCAGTGGCTGACCCCGGCCGCGCGCGAGGCGATCGCCGCCGCCGAGGCGCTGGTGGGCGGCAGCCGCCATCTCCAGCAGTTTCCCGCTTTCGCCGGCGAGCGCTACGCGCTGGGGGCTGATATTCCGGCGCTGCTGGCGTGGATCGAGGCCCGCGCCGGGCGCCACGTCGTGGTGCTGGCCTCTGGCGACCCGCTGTTCTATGGCATTGGCACCCGGCTGATTGCCCATTTTGGCCGGGAACGAGTGCAGGTGATCCCCGGCATCAGCGCGGTGCAGTACCTCTGCGCCCGGGCGGGCATCGACATGAACGACATGTGGCTGACCAGCAGCCATGGCCGGGCGGTGAGCGTCGATGCGCTGGCCGCCCACCGGAAAGTCGCCATGGTGACCGACGGTCGCTGTGGTCCGCGGGAGATTGCCGCCCAGCTGACGGCCCGCGGCAAAGGCCATCGCTGGATGGTGATTGGCGAGAACCTGGCGATGGAAAACGAGCGGATCCACTGGCTGCCGGTCAGCGCAGTGGAGGACGAATATGAGATGAATGCGGTGGTGATCCTCGATGAAAGATGA
- a CDS encoding cobalt-factor II C(20)-methyltransferase → MSGKLYALSTGPGAADLITVRAARILGQLDVLYAPAGRKGGDSLALSIVREYLGEQTEVRCCHFPMSADSAEKEAVWNDVAAALAQEVAAGRQVGFITLGDAMLFSTWVFLLQRIGCPDWLEIVPGVTSFAAIAARAKTPLAMEQQSLAVISCTAPEADIAAALRQHDSLVLMKVYGRFARIKALLAQAGLLDAALMMSEATLPGEQCWRRLREVSDDQPLPYFSTILVNKQWEEA, encoded by the coding sequence ATGAGCGGCAAACTATATGCCCTGAGCACCGGGCCGGGGGCGGCCGATCTGATCACCGTGCGTGCGGCGCGGATCCTTGGCCAGCTGGATGTGCTGTACGCGCCAGCCGGCCGCAAAGGCGGCGACAGCCTCGCGCTCTCCATCGTGCGCGAGTACCTCGGCGAACAGACGGAAGTCCGCTGCTGCCATTTTCCGATGAGCGCCGACAGCGCGGAAAAAGAGGCGGTGTGGAACGATGTCGCCGCGGCCCTGGCCCAGGAGGTGGCGGCGGGCAGGCAGGTCGGGTTTATCACCCTCGGCGACGCCATGCTGTTCAGCACCTGGGTCTTTCTGCTGCAGCGAATTGGCTGCCCGGACTGGCTGGAGATTGTCCCCGGCGTCACCTCTTTCGCCGCCATTGCCGCGCGGGCGAAAACCCCGCTGGCCATGGAGCAGCAGTCGCTGGCGGTGATCTCCTGTACCGCGCCGGAAGCGGACATTGCCGCGGCGCTGCGCCAGCACGACAGCCTGGTGCTGATGAAAGTCTACGGCCGCTTCGCCCGCATTAAGGCGCTGCTGGCGCAGGCGGGGCTGCTGGATGCGGCGCTGATGATGTCAGAGGCCACCCTGCCGGGCGAGCAGTGCTGGCGTCGTCTGCGCGAGGTCAGCGATGACCAGCCGCTGCCCTATTTCTCGACCATTCTGGTGAATAAACAGTGGGAGGAGGCGTAA
- a CDS encoding energy-coupling factor ABC transporter transmembrane protein, protein MTGFDRLSYQSRWLHVAPERKFLLWLLLMVLAFTLPAWGQALTLALTAALTCWLLRVSFWRWCRWMALPFGFLLVGVLTIVFSVSRDPQMLLASIRLGAFSIGVSTPGLAVAGETFWRSLAAMAATLWLVLNLPFPQLIILLKRGRVPRLLTEQILLTWRFIFILLDEAMAIHRAQTLRFGYGSVPQGYRSLAMLVGLLFTRVLLRYQQMSTALDIKLYQGDFHL, encoded by the coding sequence ATGACCGGGTTTGACCGACTTAGCTACCAGAGCCGCTGGTTGCACGTGGCGCCGGAGCGTAAGTTTCTGCTCTGGCTGCTGCTGATGGTGCTGGCCTTTACGCTGCCGGCGTGGGGGCAGGCGCTGACGCTGGCGCTGACCGCCGCGCTGACCTGCTGGCTGCTGCGGGTCTCATTCTGGCGCTGGTGCCGCTGGATGGCGCTGCCCTTTGGCTTTTTGCTGGTCGGCGTGCTGACCATTGTGTTCAGCGTCAGCCGCGACCCGCAGATGCTGTTAGCCAGCATCCGGCTGGGCGCTTTCTCTATAGGAGTGTCCACTCCGGGGCTGGCCGTGGCCGGGGAGACCTTCTGGCGCAGCCTGGCAGCGATGGCGGCCACGCTCTGGCTGGTGCTTAATCTGCCTTTCCCACAGCTGATTATCTTGCTCAAGCGCGGTCGCGTACCGCGACTGTTGACGGAGCAGATCCTGCTGACCTGGCGCTTCATTTTTATTCTGTTGGACGAGGCGATGGCGATTCACCGCGCGCAAACCCTGCGTTTTGGCTATGGTAGCGTGCCGCAGGGCTATCGCTCGCTGGCGATGCTGGTGGGACTGCTGTTCACCCGCGTCCTCCTGCGCTATCAGCAGATGAGCACGGCGCTGGATATCAAATTGTACCAGGGTGATTTTCACCTCTAA
- a CDS encoding precorrin-3B C(17)-methyltransferase, with protein MLSVIGIGPGSQAMMTMEAVEALQAAEIVVGYKTYTHLVKAFTGDKQVIKTGMCKEIERCQAAIELAQAGHNVALISSGDAGIYGMAGLVLELVNKQQLDIEVRLIPGMTASIAAASLLGAPLMHDFCHISLSDLLTPWPVIEKRIVAAGEADFVICFYNPRSRGREGHLARAFALLAASKSPDTPVGVVKSAGRKKQEKWLTTLGEMDFAPVDMTSLVIVGNKATYIDNGLMITPRGYAL; from the coding sequence ATGTTAAGCGTAATCGGAATTGGCCCTGGCTCGCAGGCGATGATGACCATGGAAGCCGTGGAAGCCCTGCAGGCGGCGGAAATTGTGGTGGGCTACAAGACCTACACCCACCTGGTAAAAGCCTTCACCGGCGACAAGCAGGTGATCAAAACCGGCATGTGCAAAGAGATTGAACGCTGCCAGGCCGCCATTGAGCTGGCGCAGGCCGGGCACAACGTTGCGCTTATCAGCAGCGGCGACGCTGGTATCTACGGCATGGCGGGGCTGGTGCTTGAGCTGGTTAATAAGCAGCAGTTGGACATTGAGGTCCGTCTGATCCCGGGGATGACGGCCAGTATCGCCGCCGCCTCACTGCTCGGCGCGCCGCTGATGCATGATTTCTGCCATATCAGCCTCAGCGATCTGCTGACGCCGTGGCCGGTGATTGAAAAACGCATAGTCGCCGCAGGGGAAGCGGACTTCGTTATCTGTTTTTACAACCCCCGCAGCCGCGGCCGCGAAGGGCATCTGGCGCGCGCCTTTGCGCTGCTGGCGGCCAGCAAAAGCCCGGATACGCCGGTTGGCGTAGTCAAATCCGCCGGGCGCAAAAAGCAGGAGAAATGGCTGACCACCCTCGGAGAGATGGATTTTGCCCCGGTGGATATGACCAGTCTGGTCATCGTCGGCAACAAAGCGACTTACATCGACAACGGTCTGATGATCACCCCGCGAGGCTACGCGCTGTGA
- a CDS encoding cobalt-precorrin-4 methyltransferase produces MAETFDPHCVWFVGAGPGDRELITLKGYRLLQQAQVVIYAGSLINTELLDYCPPQAECHDSAALHLEQILDLMEAGVKAGKTVVRLQTGDVSLYGSVREQGEELTRRGIRWQVVPGVSAFLGAAAELGVEYTVPEVSQSLIITRLEGRTPVPAREQLEAFASHQTSMAIYLSVQRIHRVAERLVEGGYPATTPVAVIYKATWPESQTVRGTLADIGDKVRDAGIRKTALILVGPFLGDEYHYSKLYAADFSHEYRKA; encoded by the coding sequence ATGGCTGAGACTTTTGATCCCCATTGTGTGTGGTTCGTCGGCGCTGGTCCTGGCGATCGTGAACTGATTACTCTCAAAGGCTACCGTCTGCTGCAGCAGGCGCAGGTGGTGATCTACGCCGGGTCGCTGATCAACACCGAGCTGCTGGACTACTGTCCGCCACAGGCAGAGTGTCACGACAGCGCCGCGCTGCATCTGGAGCAGATCCTCGACCTGATGGAGGCGGGGGTGAAGGCGGGAAAAACGGTGGTGCGTCTGCAGACAGGCGACGTCTCGCTGTACGGCTCGGTGCGCGAACAGGGCGAAGAGCTGACCCGCCGCGGGATCCGCTGGCAGGTGGTGCCGGGCGTCAGCGCTTTTCTCGGCGCCGCAGCGGAGCTGGGGGTGGAGTACACGGTGCCCGAGGTGTCGCAAAGTCTGATTATTACCCGTCTGGAAGGGCGCACGCCGGTACCCGCACGCGAACAGCTGGAGGCCTTTGCCAGCCATCAAACCTCGATGGCGATTTACCTGTCGGTGCAGCGTATTCACCGGGTGGCGGAGCGGCTGGTTGAGGGCGGCTACCCGGCGACCACTCCGGTCGCGGTGATCTACAAGGCCACCTGGCCGGAAAGCCAGACCGTCCGCGGTACCCTCGCGGACATCGGCGACAAAGTACGCGACGCCGGGATCCGCAAAACGGCGCTGATCCTCGTCGGTCCCTTCCTCGGCGATGAGTATCACTATTCAAAACTGTACGCAGCGGATTTTAGCCATGAATACCGTAAAGCCTGA
- a CDS encoding energy-coupling factor ABC transporter substrate-binding protein: MKKTLILLAMVVALMILPFFINHGGEFGGSDGEAESQIQVVAPDYQPWFQPLYEPASGEIESLLFTLQGSLGAAVIFYILGYARGRQRRDDRV, encoded by the coding sequence ATGAAAAAGACCCTGATCCTGTTGGCGATGGTGGTCGCCCTGATGATCCTGCCCTTTTTTATTAATCATGGCGGTGAGTTTGGCGGCTCGGACGGCGAAGCGGAGAGCCAGATCCAGGTGGTGGCGCCGGATTATCAACCCTGGTTCCAGCCGCTGTACGAACCGGCGAGCGGCGAGATTGAGAGCCTGCTGTTTACCCTGCAGGGCTCGCTGGGCGCAGCGGTGATTTTTTACATTCTCGGGTATGCGAGGGGCAGACAGCGCCGTGATGACCGGGTTTGA